DNA from Sulfurimonas gotlandica GD1:
GAATGATATTAGATGCTGCTATTAGATTTCTTGGCAGTAGTTGTTTAGCTGAGTTTATAAACTTGGATATGTTTCCGTATTTTTTACTAACTATGTCTACTCTTAGCCAGCCATCTATTAGAGTGACAACATCTATCTTCACCTCAAATGTCTGAGCTATTGGATTTAACATAGCATATACACCGTCTTTGCTTTGGTCAAATATATGGACTACTGCTTTATTTTCTTCAAAGTGAAGTAAAATCTCCGGCATCTCTTGCATTTCATCTATATACAATACGTTTGTTATGGAATCCTTATATTCAAGCAGATAACTTCTATCTTCAAAAACTGAACTATTTGAGGGAATAAGCATATTATCTTTTAAGACTTGATTATCACTGGTAACTGTACATATTACTTTACCTATAGTTGAAAAATTATGTTTTGTAGTTACAATTATCAGCTTATCAGATGTATTTAGCTCTTTTTCTAGATATAAGAATAGTGAATTATCACTCTCTTTAAAATATGTTATTGAATCAATAAAATCAGATTTTTGTCTTATTTTTCGTATGACATACTCTTGTAAAGATGTGTTATAAAAAAATTTGCTACCAATAAATAAAAGATGCACCCTCATGTCTAAACAGCCTTCTAAATCAAATTTGTGTTGGCTTATTATAGCACCATTATAAGAGTTTAAAGAAGGTTTTAAACACACAATAGATATAATCCAAAAATTTTAAACACTTTTGAGGTACAGATGGACTACAAAGAGACACTACTTTTACCTACTACAA
Protein-coding regions in this window:
- a CDS encoding CinA family protein, coding for MCLKPSLNSYNGAIISQHKFDLEGCLDMRVHLLFIGSKFFYNTSLQEYVIRKIRQKSDFIDSITYFKESDNSLFLYLEKELNTSDKLIIVTTKHNFSTIGKVICTVTSDNQVLKDNMLIPSNSSVFEDRSYLLEYKDSITNVLYIDEMQEMPEILLHFEENKAVVHIFDQSKDGVYAMLNPIAQTFEVKIDVVTLIDGWLRVDIVSKKYGNISKFINSAKQLLPRNLIAASNIIQYIIETLSRNQKTITFAESCSGGLLTYYFTKENGASKILDGSLITYSNSIKENWLAVEHDTLEEFGAVSSEIVKEMCEGALNVSSADYALSISGIAGDTGGTEFKPVGTVYIGASSKTHHSEMHLRLDGDRNYVQHQSVLFAIKMLILIDKETFF